The following proteins are co-located in the Camelina sativa cultivar DH55 chromosome 12, Cs, whole genome shotgun sequence genome:
- the LOC104733698 gene encoding uncharacterized protein LOC104733698: MVNGDFNEILHPSETSKQAIIRSTSAMRVFGECLADTSLFDLLFQGPCFTWSNHQEIDPIGKKLDRCLVNGNWINVFPTSHCSFKAPEFSDHAPCIINIFTKPPDFGTRPFKFFNLLTKHPSFLDTVKAAWVEAGEKASTLCAFAFKLKLLKRPLKSLCKANYSEIEKESLRENWVLLRLAEESFFRQRSRIKWLAEGDFNTAFFHMTMKMRNGINAVKYLVRPDGSRVESAKDIHTYVVEYFEGILGSVKGQFCPQLHKFLESLNMPICSQTQQGLLLAPITLEIIKEVLSGMP; the protein is encoded by the exons ATGGTTaatggtgattttaatgagattcTACATCCCTCAGAGACCTCGAAACAAGCTATCATTCGCTCAACTAGTGCTATGAGAGTGTTTGGGGAATGCCTCGCAGATACTAGTCTATTTGATCTCCTGTTTCAAGGTCCTTGTTTCACTTGGTCCAATCATCAAGAGATTGACCCCATTGGCAAGAAATTAGACAGATGCTTAGTGAATGGCAACTGGATTAATGTTTTCCCAACCAGTCACTGCTCTTTCAAAGCTCCAGAGTTTTCCGATCATGCCCCTTGTATCATCAACATTTTCACGAAGCCTCCAGACTTTGGCACAAGACCGTTTAAGTTCTTCAACCTTCTTACTAAGCATCCGTCTTTCTTAGACACGGTAAAAGCAGCTTGGGTAGAGGCAGGTGAGAAAGCTTCTACATTGTGCGCGTTTGCCTTTAAGCTTAAGCTTCTGAAGAGACCGCTCAAGTCTTTGTGTAAGGCCAATTATAGTGAGATCGAAAAAGAGTCTTTGAG AGAAAACTGGGTTTTGCTAAGGTTAGCTGAGGAGAGCTTTTTCAGGCAGAGATCGCGTATCAAATGGTTGGCGGAAGGTGACTTCAATACTGCATTTTTTCATATGACCATGAAAATGAGGAATGGAATCAACGCGGTGAAGTATTTGGTAAGACCCGATGGCTCAAGAGTTGAATCTGCAAAGGATATTCACACTTATGTTGTTGAGTATTTTGAAGGAATTCTAGGCTCGGTCAAGGGTCAGTTTTGTCCACAGCTACACAAGTTCCTTGAATCGCTTAATATGCCTATTTGCTCGCAAACTCAACAAGGGTTATTGCTTGCTCCGATAACCTTAGAGATCATTAAAGAGGTTCTGTCAGGGATGCCTTAA